The following are encoded together in the Tribolium castaneum strain GA2 chromosome 3, icTriCast1.1, whole genome shotgun sequence genome:
- the cyst gene encoding rho guanine nucleotide exchange factor 18 isoform X1, with protein sequence MEKQMSEELLVPLSSDECGHSGGDPDSDEDVITNYHISSLDMLPRPGPLPTISVTPHSPASKIYPVLEDSLQQVRELHESVQHMRNVTIPDTYIPNSKDLAIALNPILSQMARLSSSCPTLNEANQDMDLLGGSLGSSPVHQNRKGSTQDWLCQPETQRRRSWSALEDLTIKDKAKHTRQRSISLSSMESEADESSFIDNVDGSTTKLLGPDAPAVLRHRNARGSGGATSTHSLNEADLQNDFNKIKAKREAEQRLLPQRLPLQKSISTPSIIAVRDLAPEPILAGAQPTLPILMCRGRPSGTESETEEEGSRSGQARYSHSTHLPYVSFEGHSEKRRKRGSLFFRKKKDKNKKVAHQWVSACYGSSQICDVCAKHLSNKPALYCECCGTTVHQNTCKDNIAECNKPKSTKNSNKMSGFGVPNSKNSFSKRGSASMPGNVNSTSNRRSQFCYSPWRRVATKLGVNQILCDDKDSDLHGHYDGTSFPDDVPLVPLEFLSDSPITAAELCADLSLGLHENEPDSWTPHVGKEIARKLKEKEVKRQEHIYEFILTEKHHCMTLLVMQKVFVEGLQKYFQLGANVERMFPRLADLTELHLGLLSRLRQRQREGPVVSTIADILLEQFSNTNASKLKSAYGEFCSRHRDAVELYKYYLQNDARFGQFVRHCQANPLLKKKGIPECILFITQRLTKYPLLIEPLIKTSKENKKEQDILHKALALIKEILVEVDAQVAEKEKEDRKLEIYNRIDAKSYTVHRDHKFKKSDILQGNRSLKFEGVAMLMQGRGKMQIVLVIVLSDVLFFLQENSHKYSFFTPDNKAGVVSLQKLLVREKAGQDSRGIYLISSNPADPEMFELKVHKPKDKQIWIHAIREAVQSCPEDDEDSSVLSAEERQSLLNAKQIRHFVDAESDVEGLLRQKDIEQALLLEEKMSLQLKLLSAAGIDPPSPSSYRQLVSENVDTGQMWKEVLTAVQEVNRLVSSLYTTGTNLSRSVSSAGEHQSEAYVSPILPKRAETFGGFDNPNQPPLKVLGKKNHSSGGTPVATPEVETVKPGDSKLFEKLPYRNYVIPTTIGSSNNLNMENSQQLTAPPDAPALLSLGREQQYTAVKLSHYVYTLLCIISQLMTTNESYQAQLNALKVGGEGARQYRHNQQLEELRNLQDKLSGEKAAWIATRDQEAKELEEKKAELLKLQEQIRVEQEDIKEQREQLFRKMEKLTNQGLIISPNVGALSLTGQLDDCKDSSEDSPQSDSSTSIASSASGQNSQSTMEKKKDTNKWSKNSLTKSQLPMNLISTTNQQKVQQNVQVKQQIPLKLASRLSSSGPLAGPTGTPQILPLKLSQDEKVRRTSTSGYQRLSPPSGETTPTTSHSHTRTGSSPASMQVSPPGPAPAQKGARQNFPKIGDEEVIYF encoded by the exons ATGGAGAAACAAATGTCCGAAGAACTTCTGGTACCCCTTTCTTCAG ACGAATGTGGCCACAGTGGCGGCGATCCAGATAGTGACGAAGACGTCATCACAAACTACCACATTTCAAGCCTGGATATGCTTCCTCGGCCAGGCCCTTTACCCACAATCAGTGTTACACCTCATTCGCCTGCCAGTAAAATCTATCCAGTTCTCGAAGACAGCCTTCAGCAAGTTCGCGAATTGCATGAGAGTGTCCAGCACATGCGAAATGTCACTATACCGG ATACGTATATACCGAATTCGAAAGACCTTGCTATTGCACTTAATCCCATCCTGTCCCAAATGGCACGGCTTAGCTCAAGCTGTCCCACACTTAACGAAGCAAACCAAGACATGGATTTGCTGGGCGGTTCCCTGGGATCGTCACCAGTGCACCAGAACCGCAAAGGCAGCACTCAGGACTGGCTCTGCCAGCCTGAAACCCAGCGAAGGCGCTCCTGGTCAGCGCTGGAAGACCTGACAATCAAGGACAAAGCCAAACACACGCGCCAGCgaag CATCTCGCTGAGTAGTATGGAGTCGGAAGCGGACGAGTCCTCATTTATCGATAATGTAGATGGTAGCACTACTAAGTTACTAGGTCCTGATGCCCCTGCGGTTTTAAGGCACCGGAACGCGAGGGGCTCAGGGGGCGCCACTAGCACGCATTCGTTGAACGAGGCTGATTTACAA aatgattttaataaaattaaggcGAAAAGGGAGGCGGAACAGAGACTGCTGCCGCAGAGGTTGCCCTTACAGAAATCTATCTCAACACCTTCCATTATTGCGGTTCGGGATCTGGCTCCGGAACCGATTCTGGCAGGCGCTCAACCCACTCTACCCAT CTTAATGTGTAGGGGCCGTCCCAGTGGAACCGAAAGCGAAACTGAAGAAGAGGGCAGCCGTTCTGGTCAAGCCCGTTACTCGCATTCTACACATTTGCCATA CGTTTCGTTCGAAGGCCATTCGGAGAAACGGAGGAAACGGGGCAGCTTGTTTTTCAGAAAGAAAAAG gataaaaataagaaagttgcgCATCAGTGGGTATCGGCCTGCTACGGATCATCGCAAATTTGTGATGTGTGTGCCAAACATTTGAGCAATAAACCGGCGCTTTACTGTGAAT gCTGTGGAACCACAGTGCACCAAAACACTTGTAAAGACAACATAGCTGAGTGTAACAAACCCAAAAGCACAAAG AATAGTAACAAAATGTCCGGTTTTGGGGTTCCAAATTCTAAAAACTCGTTTTCGAAGCGTGGCTCAGCATCAATGCCTGGCAATGTAAATAGTACTTCAAACAG GAGGAGTCAGTTCTGCTATTCGCCCTGGCGCAGGGTTGCCACCAAACTGGGAGTGAA CCAAATTTTATGTGATGATAAGGATAGCGATTTGCACGGACATTACGACGGAACGAG TTTTCCGGACGATGTTCCGCTGGTTCCTCTCGAATTTCTCTCCGATTCTCCCATAACTGCAGCGGAATTGTGCGCGGATTTGTCTCTAGGTTTGCACGAGAACGAGCCGGACTCGTGGACGCCGCATGTGGGGAAGGAAATCGCCCGGAAATTGAAGGAAAAAGAAGTGAAGAGGCAGGAACATATCTATGAATTCATCCTCACTGAGAAGCATCACTGTATGACACTGCTCGTTATGCAAAAA GTTTTTGTTGAAGGTTTGcagaaatattttcaattggGGGCTAACGTGGAAAGGATGTTTCCCCGATTGGCTGATTTAACGGAGCTCCACTTGGGGCTGCTTTCGCGGCTGAGACAGCGACAAAGGGAAGGTCCGGTAGTTTCGACGATTGCGGATATCTTGCTGGAGCAGTTTTCCAACACTAATGCCTCCAAACTTAAATCCGCCTACG GCGAGTTTTGCAGCAGACACCGCGACGCCGTCGAACTCTACAAATATTATCTCCAAAACGACGCCCGTTTCGGCCAATTCGTGCGCCACTGTCAAGCGAACCCCCTTTTGAAGAAAAAGGGCATTCCCGAGTGCATTTTATTCATAACCCAACGCCTAACCAAATACCCGCTCCTGATCGAACCCCTGATCAAAACTAGCAAAGAAAACAAGAAAGAACAAGACATCCTCCACAAAGCCCTCGCTCTGATCAAAGAGATCCTGGTCGAAGTGGACGCCCAAGTGGCCGAAAAGGAGAAAGAAGACCGCAAATTGGAGATTTACAACCGAATTGACGCCAAATCTTACACAGTCCACCGCGaccacaaattcaaaaaatcggACATTTTGCAAGGAAATCGCTCACTGAAATTCGAGGGCGTAGCCATGCTAATGCAAGGCCggggaaaaatgcaaatagttCTAGTAATTGTCCTTTCGGACGTGCTATTTTTCCTGCAAGAAAACTCGCACAAATACTCGTTTTTCACACCCGATAACAAAGCTGGAGTGGTGTCGCTGCAGAAGCTGCTAGTGCGGGAAAAAGCCGGACAGGACTCTCGGGGGATTTACCTGATTTCGTCGAATCCGGCCGATCCGGAAATGTTCGAGCTGAAAGTGCACAAGCCCAAGGACAAGCAGATTTGGATCCATGCCATACG GGAGGCGGTGCAGTCGTGTCCAGAGGATGACGAAGACAGCAGTGTCCTAAGTGCCGAGGAGAGACAGAGTCTTTTGAACGCAAAACAAATTCGGCATTTCGTCG ATGCAGAATCGGATGTCGAAG GTCTTTTGCGCCAAAAAGACATAGAACAGGCGTTACTTCTGGAGGAAAAAATGTCTCTGCAACTCAAACTGTTGAGTGCTGCTGGAATCGACCCACCTTCGCCTTCGTCGTACCGACAACTTGTCAGCGAAAATGTGGACACGGGACAGATGTGGAAGGAAGTGTTAACAGCAGTCCAG gAGGTCAACCGTTTGGTGAGCTCGCTCTACACCACTGGCACCAACCTATCGCGCAGTGTGAGTTCGGCGGGCGAGCACCAGAGCGAGGCTTACGTCTCCCCAATTCTACCAAAACGTGCCGAAACGTTCGGTGGCTTCGACAATCCCAACCAACCACCGTTGAAAGTTTTAGGAAAGAAAAACCACTCTTCGGGTGGCACCCCTGTGGCAACACCCGAAGTGGAAACCGTCAAACCAGGCGATTCGAAACTATTC GAAAAGCTTCCGTACCGGAATTACGTCATTCCGACGACGATTGGAAGCTCGAATAACTTGAATATGGAAAATTCGCAGCAGCTAACGGCGCCACCTGACGCCCCAGCCTTGCTTTCGCTCGGCAGGGAACAGCAATATACGGCCGTTAAGTTATCTCATTATGTTTATACTCTTCTTTGTATTATTTCGCAGTTGATGACTACGAATGAAAG TTATCAAGCTCAATTAAATGCCTTAAAAGTCGGAGGGGAGGGAGCAAGACAATACAGACACAATCAGCAGTTAGAAGAATTAAGAAATTTGCAAGACAAGTTGAGTGGGGAAAAGGCGGCGTGGATCGCCACCCGGGATCAAGAGGCCAAGGAACTGGAGGAGAAAAAAGCCGAACTTCTTAAATTACAA GAACAAATTCGCGTCGAACAAGAAGACATCAAAGAACAGCGCGAGCAATTGTTTAGAAAAATGGAGAAATTAACAAACCAAGGTTTGATAATCTCCCCAAACGTTGGCGCTTTGTCCTTGACCGGCCAACTTGACGACTGTAAAGACAGTTCGGAGGACAGCCCCCAGTCAGACAGTTCCACTTCCATAGCGTCGTCAGCCAGCGGTCAAAACTCACAATCAACAATGGAGAAGAAAAAAGACACTAATAAATGGAGCAAGA ACTCTCTAACGAAATCGCAGTTGCCCATGAATCTGATCAGTACCACCAACCAGCAAAAGGTGCAACAGAACGTCCAAGTCAAGCAGCAAATCCCCCTGAAACTGGCGTCCAGACTGAGCTCGAGCGGGCCTCTGGCGGGCCCCACGGGGACCCCCCAGATCCTGCCCCTCAAGCTGAGCCAAGACGAAAAGGTCAGGCGGACGAGCACCTCGGGCTACCAGCGGCTGAGTCCCCCGTCGGGCGAAACC ACCCCGACAACTTCACATTCGCACACCAGGACCGGCTCTAGCCCGGCCAGCATGCAGGTGTCCCCTCCGGGGCCCGCGCCCGCGCAAAAGGGCGCCCGCCAAAATTTCCCCAAAATCGGCGACGAAGAGGTCATTTATTTCTGA
- the cyst gene encoding rho guanine nucleotide exchange factor 18 isoform X3, protein MEKQMSEELLVPLSSDECGHSGGDPDSDEDVITNYHISSLDMLPRPGPLPTISVTPHSPASKIYPVLEDSLQQVRELHESVQHMRNVTIPDTYIPNSKDLAIALNPILSQMARLSSSCPTLNEANQDMDLLGGSLGSSPVHQNRKGSTQDWLCQPETQRRRSWSALEDLTIKDKAKHTRQRSISLSSMESEADESSFIDNVDGSTTKLLGPDAPAVLRHRNARGSGGATSTHSLNEADLQNDFNKIKAKREAEQRLLPQRLPLQKSISTPSIIAVRDLAPEPILAGAQPTLPILMCRGRPSGTESETEEEGSRSGQARYSHSTHLPYVSFEGHSEKRRKRGSLFFRKKKDKNKKVAHQWVSACYGSSQICDVCAKHLSNKPALYCECCGTTVHQNTCKDNIAECNKPKSTKNSNKMSGFGVPNSKNSFSKRGSASMPGNVNSTSNRRSQFCYSPWRRVATKLGVNQILCDDKDSDLHGHYDGTSFPDDVPLVPLEFLSDSPITAAELCADLSLGLHENEPDSWTPHVGKEIARKLKEKEVKRQEHIYEFILTEKHHCMTLLVMQKVFVEGLQKYFQLGANVERMFPRLADLTELHLGLLSRLRQRQREGPVVSTIADILLEQFSNTNASKLKSAYGEFCSRHRDAVELYKYYLQNDARFGQFVRHCQANPLLKKKGIPECILFITQRLTKYPLLIEPLIKTSKENKKEQDILHKALALIKEILVEVDAQVAEKEKEDRKLEIYNRIDAKSYTVHRDHKFKKSDILQGNRSLKFEGVAMLMQGRGKMQIVLVIVLSDVLFFLQENSHKYSFFTPDNKAGVVSLQKLLVREKAGQDSRGIYLISSNPADPEMFELKVHKPKDKQIWIHAIREAVQSCPEDDEDSSVLSAEERQSLLNAKQIRHFVGLLRQKDIEQALLLEEKMSLQLKLLSAAGIDPPSPSSYRQLVSENVDTGQMWKEVLTAVQEVNRLVSSLYTTGTNLSRSVSSAGEHQSEAYVSPILPKRAETFGGFDNPNQPPLKVLGKKNHSSGGTPVATPEVETVKPGDSKLFEKLPYRNYVIPTTIGSSNNLNMENSQQLTAPPDAPALLSLGREQQYTAVKLSHYVYTLLCIISQLMTTNESYQAQLNALKVGGEGARQYRHNQQLEELRNLQDKLSGEKAAWIATRDQEAKELEEKKAELLKLQEQIRVEQEDIKEQREQLFRKMEKLTNQGLIISPNVGALSLTGQLDDCKDSSEDSPQSDSSTSIASSASGQNSQSTMEKKKDTNKWSKNSLTKSQLPMNLISTTNQQKVQQNVQVKQQIPLKLASRLSSSGPLAGPTGTPQILPLKLSQDEKVRRTSTSGYQRLSPPSGETTPTTSHSHTRTGSSPASMQVSPPGPAPAQKGARQNFPKIGDEEVIYF, encoded by the exons ATGGAGAAACAAATGTCCGAAGAACTTCTGGTACCCCTTTCTTCAG ACGAATGTGGCCACAGTGGCGGCGATCCAGATAGTGACGAAGACGTCATCACAAACTACCACATTTCAAGCCTGGATATGCTTCCTCGGCCAGGCCCTTTACCCACAATCAGTGTTACACCTCATTCGCCTGCCAGTAAAATCTATCCAGTTCTCGAAGACAGCCTTCAGCAAGTTCGCGAATTGCATGAGAGTGTCCAGCACATGCGAAATGTCACTATACCGG ATACGTATATACCGAATTCGAAAGACCTTGCTATTGCACTTAATCCCATCCTGTCCCAAATGGCACGGCTTAGCTCAAGCTGTCCCACACTTAACGAAGCAAACCAAGACATGGATTTGCTGGGCGGTTCCCTGGGATCGTCACCAGTGCACCAGAACCGCAAAGGCAGCACTCAGGACTGGCTCTGCCAGCCTGAAACCCAGCGAAGGCGCTCCTGGTCAGCGCTGGAAGACCTGACAATCAAGGACAAAGCCAAACACACGCGCCAGCgaag CATCTCGCTGAGTAGTATGGAGTCGGAAGCGGACGAGTCCTCATTTATCGATAATGTAGATGGTAGCACTACTAAGTTACTAGGTCCTGATGCCCCTGCGGTTTTAAGGCACCGGAACGCGAGGGGCTCAGGGGGCGCCACTAGCACGCATTCGTTGAACGAGGCTGATTTACAA aatgattttaataaaattaaggcGAAAAGGGAGGCGGAACAGAGACTGCTGCCGCAGAGGTTGCCCTTACAGAAATCTATCTCAACACCTTCCATTATTGCGGTTCGGGATCTGGCTCCGGAACCGATTCTGGCAGGCGCTCAACCCACTCTACCCAT CTTAATGTGTAGGGGCCGTCCCAGTGGAACCGAAAGCGAAACTGAAGAAGAGGGCAGCCGTTCTGGTCAAGCCCGTTACTCGCATTCTACACATTTGCCATA CGTTTCGTTCGAAGGCCATTCGGAGAAACGGAGGAAACGGGGCAGCTTGTTTTTCAGAAAGAAAAAG gataaaaataagaaagttgcgCATCAGTGGGTATCGGCCTGCTACGGATCATCGCAAATTTGTGATGTGTGTGCCAAACATTTGAGCAATAAACCGGCGCTTTACTGTGAAT gCTGTGGAACCACAGTGCACCAAAACACTTGTAAAGACAACATAGCTGAGTGTAACAAACCCAAAAGCACAAAG AATAGTAACAAAATGTCCGGTTTTGGGGTTCCAAATTCTAAAAACTCGTTTTCGAAGCGTGGCTCAGCATCAATGCCTGGCAATGTAAATAGTACTTCAAACAG GAGGAGTCAGTTCTGCTATTCGCCCTGGCGCAGGGTTGCCACCAAACTGGGAGTGAA CCAAATTTTATGTGATGATAAGGATAGCGATTTGCACGGACATTACGACGGAACGAG TTTTCCGGACGATGTTCCGCTGGTTCCTCTCGAATTTCTCTCCGATTCTCCCATAACTGCAGCGGAATTGTGCGCGGATTTGTCTCTAGGTTTGCACGAGAACGAGCCGGACTCGTGGACGCCGCATGTGGGGAAGGAAATCGCCCGGAAATTGAAGGAAAAAGAAGTGAAGAGGCAGGAACATATCTATGAATTCATCCTCACTGAGAAGCATCACTGTATGACACTGCTCGTTATGCAAAAA GTTTTTGTTGAAGGTTTGcagaaatattttcaattggGGGCTAACGTGGAAAGGATGTTTCCCCGATTGGCTGATTTAACGGAGCTCCACTTGGGGCTGCTTTCGCGGCTGAGACAGCGACAAAGGGAAGGTCCGGTAGTTTCGACGATTGCGGATATCTTGCTGGAGCAGTTTTCCAACACTAATGCCTCCAAACTTAAATCCGCCTACG GCGAGTTTTGCAGCAGACACCGCGACGCCGTCGAACTCTACAAATATTATCTCCAAAACGACGCCCGTTTCGGCCAATTCGTGCGCCACTGTCAAGCGAACCCCCTTTTGAAGAAAAAGGGCATTCCCGAGTGCATTTTATTCATAACCCAACGCCTAACCAAATACCCGCTCCTGATCGAACCCCTGATCAAAACTAGCAAAGAAAACAAGAAAGAACAAGACATCCTCCACAAAGCCCTCGCTCTGATCAAAGAGATCCTGGTCGAAGTGGACGCCCAAGTGGCCGAAAAGGAGAAAGAAGACCGCAAATTGGAGATTTACAACCGAATTGACGCCAAATCTTACACAGTCCACCGCGaccacaaattcaaaaaatcggACATTTTGCAAGGAAATCGCTCACTGAAATTCGAGGGCGTAGCCATGCTAATGCAAGGCCggggaaaaatgcaaatagttCTAGTAATTGTCCTTTCGGACGTGCTATTTTTCCTGCAAGAAAACTCGCACAAATACTCGTTTTTCACACCCGATAACAAAGCTGGAGTGGTGTCGCTGCAGAAGCTGCTAGTGCGGGAAAAAGCCGGACAGGACTCTCGGGGGATTTACCTGATTTCGTCGAATCCGGCCGATCCGGAAATGTTCGAGCTGAAAGTGCACAAGCCCAAGGACAAGCAGATTTGGATCCATGCCATACG GGAGGCGGTGCAGTCGTGTCCAGAGGATGACGAAGACAGCAGTGTCCTAAGTGCCGAGGAGAGACAGAGTCTTTTGAACGCAAAACAAATTCGGCATTTCGTCG GTCTTTTGCGCCAAAAAGACATAGAACAGGCGTTACTTCTGGAGGAAAAAATGTCTCTGCAACTCAAACTGTTGAGTGCTGCTGGAATCGACCCACCTTCGCCTTCGTCGTACCGACAACTTGTCAGCGAAAATGTGGACACGGGACAGATGTGGAAGGAAGTGTTAACAGCAGTCCAG gAGGTCAACCGTTTGGTGAGCTCGCTCTACACCACTGGCACCAACCTATCGCGCAGTGTGAGTTCGGCGGGCGAGCACCAGAGCGAGGCTTACGTCTCCCCAATTCTACCAAAACGTGCCGAAACGTTCGGTGGCTTCGACAATCCCAACCAACCACCGTTGAAAGTTTTAGGAAAGAAAAACCACTCTTCGGGTGGCACCCCTGTGGCAACACCCGAAGTGGAAACCGTCAAACCAGGCGATTCGAAACTATTC GAAAAGCTTCCGTACCGGAATTACGTCATTCCGACGACGATTGGAAGCTCGAATAACTTGAATATGGAAAATTCGCAGCAGCTAACGGCGCCACCTGACGCCCCAGCCTTGCTTTCGCTCGGCAGGGAACAGCAATATACGGCCGTTAAGTTATCTCATTATGTTTATACTCTTCTTTGTATTATTTCGCAGTTGATGACTACGAATGAAAG TTATCAAGCTCAATTAAATGCCTTAAAAGTCGGAGGGGAGGGAGCAAGACAATACAGACACAATCAGCAGTTAGAAGAATTAAGAAATTTGCAAGACAAGTTGAGTGGGGAAAAGGCGGCGTGGATCGCCACCCGGGATCAAGAGGCCAAGGAACTGGAGGAGAAAAAAGCCGAACTTCTTAAATTACAA GAACAAATTCGCGTCGAACAAGAAGACATCAAAGAACAGCGCGAGCAATTGTTTAGAAAAATGGAGAAATTAACAAACCAAGGTTTGATAATCTCCCCAAACGTTGGCGCTTTGTCCTTGACCGGCCAACTTGACGACTGTAAAGACAGTTCGGAGGACAGCCCCCAGTCAGACAGTTCCACTTCCATAGCGTCGTCAGCCAGCGGTCAAAACTCACAATCAACAATGGAGAAGAAAAAAGACACTAATAAATGGAGCAAGA ACTCTCTAACGAAATCGCAGTTGCCCATGAATCTGATCAGTACCACCAACCAGCAAAAGGTGCAACAGAACGTCCAAGTCAAGCAGCAAATCCCCCTGAAACTGGCGTCCAGACTGAGCTCGAGCGGGCCTCTGGCGGGCCCCACGGGGACCCCCCAGATCCTGCCCCTCAAGCTGAGCCAAGACGAAAAGGTCAGGCGGACGAGCACCTCGGGCTACCAGCGGCTGAGTCCCCCGTCGGGCGAAACC ACCCCGACAACTTCACATTCGCACACCAGGACCGGCTCTAGCCCGGCCAGCATGCAGGTGTCCCCTCCGGGGCCCGCGCCCGCGCAAAAGGGCGCCCGCCAAAATTTCCCCAAAATCGGCGACGAAGAGGTCATTTATTTCTGA